GGACAAAGTGCACAACTTGTGCCAGCTGATAAAAAACTTTATGCTTTAAGAGACGTTACAAGCACTGTTGAATCAATTCCTCTTATTGCATCATCAATTATGTCTAAGAAATTAGCAACAGGTTCAAATGCTATTTTATTAGATGTTAAATGTGGTAATGGTGCTTTCATGAAAAACATTGATAGCGCTAGAGACCTTGCTCGTACAATGATTAGCATTGGAAAAGAATTAAATGTTGATGTTAGAGCAGAAATTACAAATATGTCAAGACCAATTGGTCGTGAAATTGGAAATAAAAATGAAGTTCTTGAAGCTATGTGAACATTACAAGGCAAAGGACCTCAAGATTTCAATGAATTAGTATATTCATCATGTGCAACAATTTTAGAACAAGCTCAAATTGCACAAAACCATGAAGAAGCTTTAGCTATGGTTGATGAAGCTGTTAAATCAGGACGTGCTTTAAATAAATTCTTCGAATTTGTTAAAGTTCAACACGGAGATGTTGAAGCACTTAAATCACCTTCATTCTGAAATCCAAAATATAAATTAGAAGTTATTGCTGAAGAAGAAGGGTTCTTAGAAATCTTTGGCGCATTAACATTCGGTATTGTTTCAATGAAACTTGGAGCAGGTAGAAAAACAAAAGAAGATTCAATTGATTTTGAAGCAGGTATTACACTTAACAAAAAAACAAATGAATCAGTTGTTAAAGGTGATGTATTATTCACATTATACTCATCAAACCCAATTGATCCTGAACTTGTAGACGAGTTAAAACAAGGATACAAATTCAACCCACAACCAGTCGAAAACCAAATTATTTTAGATAAATTAAAATAAAATAAGGAGTTATTAAATGAACTACAACAAAATGATTGACCACACATATTTAAAACCAGAAGCAACAAAAAAAGACATTGATAAATTAATCGATGAAGCTATTAAATATGATTTCAAAACAGTTTGTGTAAACTCATCATGAGTTAAATATGCAGCAGAAAAATTACAAGGAACAGGAATTGGTGTTACATCAGTTGTTGGTTTCCCTCTTGGTGCAATGATCACACAAGCAAAAGCACACGAAACAAAATTAGCTATTGAACACGGTGCTGAAGAAATCGATATGGTTATTAACATTGGTCGTTTTAAACAAGGTGACTACGAATATGTTCTTAACGACATTAAAAAAGTTAAAGAAGCATGTGGATCACACGTATTAAAAGTAATTATCGAAACAGCTTTATTATCAAAAGATGAAATTGAAGAGGCAACAAGAATCGTTATGAAATCTGGCGCTGAATTCATTAAAACATCAACAGGTTTCAGCTTTAGAGGTGCTAACTTAGATGATGTTAAAACAATGAAAGCAATCTGTGGTGATACATTATTAATCAAAGCAGCTGGTGGAATTTCTAACATGGATGATTTAATTAATATGTACAATGCAGGAGCAACACGTTTCGGAACATCACGTTCAGTTGCTATCGTTGAAGGTAAAGAATCAAAAGGTGGATACTAATTCTTTAAATAATTAAAATGCCTTCGGGCATTTTTCTTATAACCTTTTTACTGCAAAAATTGCAAAATAAAAAAGATAACACACTCAAACTGTTGTGTTACCTATCAAGCATTTTTATCTTGTTTTATTTATTTGTATTCGTATTTTTTATTAGCGGTTGGCGGGGGTTAAAGGAATCGAACCCTTATTCTCAGTTTTGGAGACTGCTGCATTGCCATTATACTAAACCCCCGGCTCCAACCTTTATTATTATACAACAATAGCGAATTTTTATGTGAATTTATAGGGTTATTTTATGGAAACTTTCCACATTGAAATAAATACCCTATTTTTTGCAAAAATGCTCTAAAAAATAAGGTTTTTAGGATTTTTTATTACAAAAAACTCTCATTATTAAAATGAAAGTTTGAATTTAATTATTTCTCAGAAAAAATTTTTTATTTTCCAAATTTAAAATGACAAATATCTCCATCTTTCATGATGTAGTTTTTACCTTCTGAACGAAGTTTACCTGCATTTTTAGCACCTTGCTCACCACCGAATTCGATAAAGTCATCATATGAAATTACATCTGCTTTAATAAATTTCTTTTCAAAATCAGTATGAATTACACCAGCACATCTTGGCGCAGCTCAACCTTTGTGGTAAACTCAAGCTCTTGCTTCAATTTTACCTGCTGTAAAGTATGTTTCAAGGTTAAGTAAGTCAAATGCTTCACGTGTTAAAACATCAAGACCGCTAACTTCAATACCATACATATTTAATAATTCCATTTTTTCTGCTTCATCTTCAACTGCTACAAGTTCAGATTCAAGTTGCACACAAATTGGAATGATTTTTTCATTATCTTTAAGTGAATCTTTAAGTGCTTTGAAATTTTTATCATTTTGATAATCTGCAAATTGTTCATTACTTAAATTTGCTACATAAATAATTGGTTTAAAAGTTAATAGATGGCAACCCTTAATGAATTTTTGTTCTTTCTCATCTAATTCAACATCTCTAACTGGTTGATTTGCTTCTAATGCTTTTTGAACTTTTTGTGCAGCATTATACTCAATAATTCCATCTTTATCACCACTTTTAGCTTTTTTAGCAACACGATTAATAACGTTAGTAATTGTTTCTAAATCTGCAAGCATTAATTCGTAGTTAATAACATCTTTATCTCTAACTGGATCTACGGAATTAGCTACGTGCATGATGTTTTTATCTTCAAAACAACGCACAACATGGATAATTGCATCAACTTCACGAATATTTGCAAGGAACTTATTACCAAGTCCTTCACCTTTTGAAGCACCTTGCACAAGTCCGGCAATATCAACGAAATCAAATGTTGCTCAAACAATTTTATCTGGGTTGATAATTTTAGCAATTTCAACTAAACGTTTATCAATTAATGGTACTGATGAAATATTTGGTTCAATTGTTGTGAAAGCATAGTTACTTGCTTCTACTTGTTTTTTAGTGATAGCACTAAATAATGTACTTTTACCAACATTAGGTAATCCTACTATTCCTGCTTTTAATGACATATAAACTCCTTAAGGTATTTATTTATTAATAAATA
The nucleotide sequence above comes from Mycoplasma sp. Pen4. Encoded proteins:
- the deoC gene encoding deoxyribose-phosphate aldolase, which translates into the protein MNYNKMIDHTYLKPEATKKDIDKLIDEAIKYDFKTVCVNSSWVKYAAEKLQGTGIGVTSVVGFPLGAMITQAKAHETKLAIEHGAEEIDMVINIGRFKQGDYEYVLNDIKKVKEACGSHVLKVIIETALLSKDEIEEATRIVMKSGAEFIKTSTGFSFRGANLDDVKTMKAICGDTLLIKAAGGISNMDDLINMYNAGATRFGTSRSVAIVEGKESKGGY
- the ychF gene encoding redox-regulated ATPase YchF, whose protein sequence is MSLKAGIVGLPNVGKSTLFSAITKKQVEASNYAFTTIEPNISSVPLIDKRLVEIAKIINPDKIVWATFDFVDIAGLVQGASKGEGLGNKFLANIREVDAIIHVVRCFEDKNIMHVANSVDPVRDKDVINYELMLADLETITNVINRVAKKAKSGDKDGIIEYNAAQKVQKALEANQPVRDVELDEKEQKFIKGCHLLTFKPIIYVANLSNEQFADYQNDKNFKALKDSLKDNEKIIPICVQLESELVAVEDEAEKMELLNMYGIEVSGLDVLTREAFDLLNLETYFTAGKIEARAWVYHKGWAAPRCAGVIHTDFEKKFIKADVISYDDFIEFGGEQGAKNAGKLRSEGKNYIMKDGDICHFKFGK
- a CDS encoding pyrimidine-nucleoside phosphorylase → MRVVDIIEKKRLNKELTNEEIKFLINSYVKNETPDYQMSAFLMAVMFNGMNSREIATMTKYMMHSGEVMDLSAIPGIKVDKHSTGGIGDKTTLAVAPIVAACGAPVAKMSGRGLGHTGGTIDKLESIPGFTVELTEEQFIDQVTKHNIAVIGQSAQLVPADKKLYALRDVTSTVESIPLIASSIMSKKLATGSNAILLDVKCGNGAFMKNIDSARDLARTMISIGKELNVDVRAEITNMSRPIGREIGNKNEVLEAMWTLQGKGPQDFNELVYSSCATILEQAQIAQNHEEALAMVDEAVKSGRALNKFFEFVKVQHGDVEALKSPSFWNPKYKLEVIAEEEGFLEIFGALTFGIVSMKLGAGRKTKEDSIDFEAGITLNKKTNESVVKGDVLFTLYSSNPIDPELVDELKQGYKFNPQPVENQIILDKLK